A part of Nocardioides sp. WS12 genomic DNA contains:
- a CDS encoding helix-turn-helix transcriptional regulator, translating to MADVTSGPDTEYLRQLARLRRVRDRIDREYARPLDVEALARDVHMSAGHLSREFKRAYGEPPYSYLMTRRIERAMALLRRGDVSVTDVCFEVGFSSLGTFSTRFTELVGVAPSIYREQTDAAGEQPAEPPSCVTKKATRPMRRGGAQTSPDVIRNQEAPRFEAPLA from the coding sequence ATGGCGGACGTGACCAGCGGACCGGACACCGAGTACCTGCGCCAACTGGCCCGGCTGCGGCGGGTTCGCGACCGGATCGACCGGGAGTACGCGAGGCCGCTCGACGTCGAGGCGCTGGCCCGCGACGTCCACATGTCGGCCGGGCATCTCAGCCGGGAGTTCAAGCGGGCGTACGGCGAACCGCCGTACTCCTACCTGATGACACGTCGGATCGAGCGCGCGATGGCGTTGCTGCGCCGTGGCGACGTCAGCGTCACCGACGTCTGCTTCGAGGTCGGGTTCTCCTCGCTCGGCACGTTCAGCACACGGTTCACCGAGCTCGTCGGCGTGGCTCCGAGCATCTACCGCGAACAGACCGACGCGGCCGGAGAGCAGCCGGCCGAGCCGCCGTCGTGCGTGACGAAGAAGGCCACCCGGCCGATGCGCAGGGGAGGGGCGCAGACGAGTCCGGATGTGATCAGGAATCAAGAAGCGCCACGGTTCGAGGCGCCGCTAGCGTGA